In one window of Rhodospirillales bacterium RIFCSPLOWO2_02_FULL_58_16 DNA:
- a CDS encoding isocitrate dehydrogenase, with protein MAKIKVKNPVVEIDGDEMTRIIWQFIKDKLILPYLNIDLKYYDLSIQKRDETDDQITVDAAEAIKKHRVGVKCATITPDEERVEEFGLKKMYKSPNGTIRNIIGGTVFRQPIICNNVPRYVPGWVKPIVIGRHAFGDQYRATDFVVPGPGKLTIKFEPSDGGKVIEREVFTFPGGGVAMAMYNLDESIRGFARACLNYGLNLGWPVYMTTKNTILKAYDGRFKDLFQEIFETEYKDKFAKAGITYDHRLIDDMVAQAIKMPGGFVWACKNYDGDVQSDIVAQGFGSLGLMTSVLMTPDGQTVEAEAAHGTVTRHYRQHQQGKATSTNPIASIFAWTQGLHFRGVFDDTPDVVKFAAALEKVCVKTVEAGDMTKDLSSLIGPDQPFQTTEGFLDKIAKNLQKEMAGW; from the coding sequence ATGGCTAAAATCAAGGTGAAAAATCCCGTCGTCGAAATCGACGGCGACGAGATGACCCGCATTATCTGGCAGTTCATCAAGGACAAGCTGATCCTGCCCTACCTGAATATTGACCTGAAGTACTACGACCTCTCCATTCAAAAGCGCGACGAGACCGACGATCAGATCACCGTTGACGCCGCCGAGGCCATCAAGAAGCACAGGGTGGGGGTCAAGTGCGCCACCATCACTCCCGACGAGGAAAGAGTCGAGGAGTTCGGCCTGAAAAAGATGTACAAGTCGCCCAACGGCACCATCCGCAACATTATCGGCGGCACCGTCTTCCGCCAGCCGATCATCTGCAACAACGTGCCGCGTTACGTCCCCGGCTGGGTCAAGCCGATCGTCATCGGCCGTCACGCCTTCGGCGATCAGTACCGGGCCACCGACTTCGTCGTTCCAGGCCCCGGCAAGCTGACCATCAAGTTCGAGCCTTCTGACGGCGGCAAGGTCATCGAGCGCGAGGTATTCACCTTCCCCGGCGGCGGCGTCGCCATGGCTATGTACAACCTGGATGAATCGATTCGCGGCTTCGCCAGGGCGTGCCTGAACTACGGCCTTAATCTGGGCTGGCCGGTCTACATGACCACCAAGAACACCATCCTCAAGGCCTATGACGGGCGCTTCAAGGACTTGTTCCAGGAGATTTTCGAGACCGAGTACAAAGACAAGTTCGCCAAGGCCGGCATCACCTATGATCACCGGCTGATCGACGACATGGTGGCCCAGGCCATTAAAATGCCCGGCGGTTTCGTCTGGGCCTGCAAGAACTACGACGGCGACGTCCAGTCCGATATCGTCGCCCAGGGCTTCGGCTCGCTGGGCCTGATGACCTCGGTGCTGATGACTCCCGACGGACAGACGGTGGAGGCCGAGGCCGCTCACGGCACCGTCACCCGCCATTATCGCCAGCATCAGCAGGGCAAGGCGACATCGACCAATCCTATCGCCTCTATCTTCGCCTGGACGCAAGGACTGCATTTCCGTGGCGTGTTCGACGACACCCCGGACGTGGTAAAGTTCGCCGCCGCCCTGGAGAAAGTCTGCGTCAAGACGGTCGAGGCCGGCGACATGACCAAGGACTTGTCATCGCTTATCGGTCCCGACCAGCCCTTCCAGACGACCGAAGGGTTCCTCGACAAGATCGCTAAAAACCTGCAAAAGGAAATGGCGGGCTGGTAA